The sequence AAACTCAAGATGCATCTCTCCGCCCATACTTGGATGCGCCCAGAATCCCTTCGGCGTACTCTCGAGCGTATAAGTGAACTGGGCTACACGAGCGTAGAGCTCGCGGGAGAACCTTCTCTTTACCCTATCGAGGAAACTCGCCAGCTCTTATGTGAATACAATGTTAAATGCTGGGGTACCGTCACTCTTCAACATGGAACTAGGGACCTCACCACTGCCGATCCCGCACATCGCAAAACCACTATCCAATACATGAAGGACGTTGTCTCAATGGCCGCTGAACTAGGGGGCACAATTGTCACTGTCGTCCCAGCTCGCGTTGGCAAGCTTTTcccttcatcatcactgGAAAATGAATGGAAGTGGGCAGTGGAAGGGTTGCGTGAAGTAGCCGTACTGGCTAAGGAAAAGAACATCCGAGTCGGAATTGAACCTTTGA comes from Trichoderma asperellum chromosome 3, complete sequence and encodes:
- a CDS encoding uncharacterized protein (EggNog:ENOG41~TransMembrane:1 (i188-207o)) — its product is MHLSAHTWMRPESLRRTLERISELGYTSVELAGEPSLYPIEETRQLLCEYNVKCWGTVTLQHGTRDLTTADPAHRKTTIQYMKDVVSMAAELGGTIVTVVPARVGKLFPSSSLENEWKWAVEGLREVAVLAKEKNIRVGIEPLNRFETYFLNRVDQTLALADAVGHDCGITFDPSTWRLKRKTSTKHYRKPSIALLIFMLQIITALQREMVILIGRG